One part of the Flavobacterium johnsoniae UW101 genome encodes these proteins:
- a CDS encoding DUF6702 family protein, producing the protein MKKKWFYPLLGILFLSLSAFAFHKFYVGVFQVEYAAEKKMIQITSRIFIDDLNNAMEKKYHKKTFVGTEKETQADLDLFKKYLAENFTIKINGQTKPITFLSKEVEAGDVLVCYSRIKDIDKFKTIEISNTILVDWNGEQQNITHISAFGTKRSVLFTESSTKELLKY; encoded by the coding sequence ATGAAAAAAAAATGGTTTTATCCTTTACTGGGAATATTGTTCTTATCGCTTTCGGCTTTTGCATTTCATAAATTTTATGTAGGTGTTTTTCAGGTAGAATATGCTGCAGAAAAAAAGATGATTCAAATTACATCACGCATTTTTATTGATGATTTGAATAATGCAATGGAGAAAAAATACCATAAGAAAACCTTTGTAGGGACAGAAAAAGAAACACAGGCTGATCTTGATTTATTTAAAAAATATCTGGCAGAAAATTTTACTATTAAAATAAACGGACAAACAAAACCTATTACTTTTTTGTCTAAAGAAGTTGAAGCCGGCGATGTACTGGTTTGTTATTCCAGAATAAAGGATATTGATAAATTTAAAACTATCGAAATTTCAAATACCATCCTGGTTGACTGGAATGGCGAACAGCAGAATATTACACATATTTCAGCATTTGGCACAAAAAGAAGTGTTCTTTTTACAGAATCTTCAACGAAAGAATTGTTAAAGTATTAA
- a CDS encoding Sec-independent protein translocase subunit TatA/TatB, producing MFGIGGGELVFILFIVLMLFGSDKVPEIARTMGKAMAQLKNATNDIKSEIQKGAEANGLDARSLNNLTGNINAEIESAKSNLLGDSTNLLGDTATEIDKVKEDIDSLSGPIKRQR from the coding sequence ATGTTTGGTATAGGAGGAGGAGAATTAGTATTCATATTGTTTATAGTACTAATGCTTTTTGGTTCAGATAAAGTGCCGGAAATTGCCCGTACAATGGGTAAGGCTATGGCGCAGTTAAAAAATGCGACCAATGATATTAAAAGTGAAATTCAAAAAGGAGCAGAGGCAAATGGCCTTGATGCAAGATCTTTGAATAATTTAACGGGTAATATCAATGCTGAAATTGAAAGCGCAAAATCTAATTTATTAGGCGATTCAACTAATTTGCTGGGTGATACCGCAACAGAAATTGATAAAGTAAAAGAGGATATCGATTCGCTTTCCGGACCTATAAAACGCCAAAGATAA
- a CDS encoding L,D-transpeptidase family protein, whose translation MRKLYFLLAVCIFISCKKEEPKIVPIVKKAPAIILTDERTVEVDTALLSTFKSETLKQFYTASENKTVWGNLKKRTYVLSQLEKSEELGLDPEDYKAAQLKKFENRIGKLNDSELATYDILLTYNFEKYLNHLYKGKLDPKKLYTDWDLDEKTFDVNNVLIKAFNKNKLDSIVDNIQPKSETYKQLLQSLQIINSFPDEDIQAIENVKKITLKDTNNALINIKKKLLFWKDMSGKDSLTDKYDEKTFEAVKKFQARHGLADDGVIGIGTISALNYSKERRKQQIIANLERWRWYPTELAENYFIINIPDYSLHVVENQDTTLVRNIVVGTSSRKTPIITSVLKTVVFNPTWTVPPTILKEDVVPAMKRNRNYLAKKNITIYDTSGKVVEPSAWNENKPNNYRYVQSPGYNNSLGLMKILFPNHHSVYLHDTNHRNYFVRNNRSLSSGCVRVENPLELAEHILNDSIRFSKVKIDTIIASKKTMSFKITKKYALYQWYWTAWSKKNQLIFRADIYNLDSDLYSKLRH comes from the coding sequence ATGAGAAAACTTTATTTTCTTTTAGCAGTTTGTATTTTTATTAGTTGTAAAAAAGAAGAACCTAAAATTGTTCCTATTGTAAAAAAAGCTCCGGCAATTATACTTACTGATGAAAGAACAGTAGAAGTTGATACCGCTCTTTTAAGCACTTTTAAAAGTGAAACACTAAAACAATTTTATACTGCATCTGAAAACAAAACTGTTTGGGGAAATCTAAAAAAAAGAACTTATGTTTTGTCTCAGCTTGAAAAATCAGAGGAATTAGGTTTAGACCCGGAAGATTATAAAGCCGCACAGCTGAAGAAATTCGAAAACAGAATCGGTAAATTAAACGATTCTGAACTGGCAACTTACGATATACTTCTAACCTATAATTTCGAAAAATACCTTAATCATTTATATAAAGGAAAACTCGATCCTAAAAAATTATATACCGATTGGGATTTGGATGAAAAAACATTTGACGTAAATAATGTTCTTATCAAGGCATTCAATAAAAACAAATTAGACAGTATTGTAGATAATATTCAGCCAAAATCTGAGACTTACAAGCAATTACTGCAATCACTTCAAATTATTAATTCTTTTCCGGATGAAGATATTCAAGCCATCGAGAATGTCAAAAAAATTACTTTAAAGGATACTAATAATGCTTTAATCAACATTAAAAAGAAACTTTTATTCTGGAAAGACATGTCTGGAAAAGACAGTTTGACTGACAAATACGATGAAAAGACTTTTGAAGCAGTTAAAAAATTCCAAGCCAGACACGGCCTTGCCGATGACGGAGTTATTGGTATTGGTACTATTAGTGCTTTAAATTATTCGAAAGAAAGAAGAAAACAGCAGATTATTGCCAATTTAGAACGCTGGAGGTGGTATCCAACTGAATTAGCAGAAAATTATTTCATTATTAACATTCCAGATTACAGCCTGCACGTAGTTGAAAATCAAGACACAACATTAGTTAGAAATATTGTAGTAGGAACCAGTTCAAGAAAAACACCTATTATTACTTCTGTTTTAAAAACAGTTGTATTTAATCCAACATGGACAGTTCCTCCAACTATTTTAAAAGAAGATGTTGTACCAGCCATGAAACGAAACAGAAACTATCTGGCAAAGAAAAATATCACTATTTATGATACTTCAGGAAAAGTAGTTGAACCTTCTGCATGGAACGAAAACAAACCTAATAACTACAGATACGTTCAAAGTCCGGGTTATAACAACTCTTTAGGATTAATGAAAATCTTATTCCCAAATCATCACAGTGTTTATTTGCACGACACCAATCACAGGAATTATTTTGTACGAAACAACCGTTCTTTAAGCTCAGGCTGTGTTCGTGTAGAAAATCCGCTGGAATTAGCAGAGCATATTTTAAATGATTCAATACGATTTTCTAAAGTCAAAATCGATACTATAATCGCGTCTAAAAAAACAATGAGTTTTAAAATCACAAAAAAATACGCTTTGTATCAGTGGTATTGGACAGCTTGGAGCAAAAAAAATCAGCTCATTTTCAGAGCTGATATTTATAATTTAGATTCAGATTTGTATTCGAAATTAAGACATTAA
- a CDS encoding M1 family metallopeptidase, whose product MKKISLLLLFPAMLIAQEKTTAPRQQGKYDTNKFSQMYDLLATPNMFRTASGAPGPAYYQQQADYKIDVELDDKNSKLTGAETITYSNNSPDTLEYLWIQLDQNQARANGQTVLAEGEKINQVLPLEGFSTKYLKKDLERGFNIEQVKDAKGNPMSYTINETMMRINLASPLKPGEKISFSIKWWYNINNYRKEGGRSGYEFFEKDGNKLYVIAQFYPRMAVYNDVEGWQNMQFWGSGEFALPFGNFDVNITVPADHVIDATGELTNRSEVFTAEQVKRYEQAQKSFDKPVVIVTQAEAEAAEKGFSEKKKTWKFSAKNVRDFGIASSRKFIYDAMAVKIGNRTVMAESVYPKEANPLWGETSTLVVAHTLKSYSSHTFDYPYPKAVSVSAEDQGMEYPMICWNFGRPDENGVTSKEVKNGMIGVIIHEVGHTFFPMIVNSDERQWTWMDEGLNSFLEYLAEQEWDPTFPSRRGPAKNIVPYMSGDQKFLEPIMSNSETIHQFGNNAYGKPATGLNILREVVMGKDLFDYAFKTYANRWKFKHPTPEDFFRTMEDASAVDLDWFWRGWFYSTDFVDIGIKDVKQYYVSDTPTADIKDVKVRKGRFGFEKGPFVYLVAGDNPEVNASKKKELKVEDFKPLADYVDQTFTAEEKASIKSPKYFYEVEFNKPGGMIMPILVEITYEDGTKDNYQYPAQIWRKSNDTAKKVYATTKAIKSIQIDPKLLTADIDVTNNSWPKVEQKSKFD is encoded by the coding sequence ATGAAAAAAATTTCATTATTATTGCTTTTTCCTGCAATGTTAATCGCTCAGGAGAAAACTACTGCGCCTAGACAGCAAGGTAAATACGATACCAACAAATTCAGCCAGATGTATGATTTGCTGGCTACACCAAACATGTTCCGTACAGCATCTGGAGCACCTGGACCTGCTTATTACCAGCAGCAGGCCGATTATAAAATTGATGTTGAATTAGATGATAAAAATTCAAAATTAACAGGTGCAGAAACCATTACTTATTCTAACAATTCACCAGATACTTTAGAGTATTTATGGATTCAGTTAGATCAAAATCAGGCAAGAGCAAACGGACAGACTGTTTTAGCTGAAGGAGAAAAAATCAATCAGGTTTTACCACTTGAAGGTTTTTCAACAAAATATTTGAAAAAAGATTTAGAGCGCGGTTTTAATATTGAGCAGGTAAAAGATGCAAAAGGAAATCCAATGTCTTATACCATCAACGAAACTATGATGCGTATCAATCTGGCTTCACCTTTAAAACCGGGAGAAAAAATTTCATTTTCTATAAAATGGTGGTATAACATCAATAATTACAGAAAAGAAGGCGGACGTTCTGGTTATGAATTTTTTGAAAAAGACGGTAATAAATTATATGTAATTGCACAGTTCTACCCAAGAATGGCAGTCTACAATGATGTTGAAGGATGGCAGAATATGCAGTTCTGGGGAAGCGGAGAGTTTGCTCTTCCTTTCGGAAATTTTGATGTAAATATTACAGTTCCTGCAGATCACGTAATCGATGCAACAGGAGAATTAACAAACAGAAGCGAAGTTTTTACTGCAGAACAAGTTAAACGTTACGAGCAGGCTCAAAAATCATTTGACAAGCCAGTTGTAATCGTAACTCAGGCAGAAGCAGAAGCGGCTGAAAAAGGTTTTTCTGAAAAGAAAAAAACCTGGAAGTTCAGTGCTAAAAATGTTCGTGATTTCGGAATTGCTTCTTCTAGAAAATTTATCTACGATGCAATGGCTGTAAAAATTGGAAACAGAACGGTTATGGCTGAATCTGTTTATCCAAAAGAAGCAAACCCGCTTTGGGGAGAAACTTCTACATTGGTTGTAGCACATACTTTAAAAAGTTATTCTTCTCATACTTTCGATTATCCTTATCCAAAAGCGGTTTCAGTTTCTGCTGAAGATCAGGGAATGGAATATCCAATGATTTGCTGGAATTTTGGCCGTCCGGATGAAAACGGAGTAACGAGCAAAGAAGTTAAAAACGGAATGATTGGGGTTATTATCCACGAAGTTGGGCATACTTTCTTCCCAATGATTGTAAACTCTGATGAGCGTCAATGGACCTGGATGGATGAAGGTTTAAATTCATTCTTAGAATATCTGGCAGAGCAGGAGTGGGATCCAACTTTTCCATCAAGACGCGGACCCGCAAAAAATATTGTTCCTTACATGAGCGGTGATCAGAAGTTTTTAGAGCCAATTATGTCAAACTCTGAAACGATTCACCAATTTGGAAATAACGCTTACGGAAAACCAGCTACAGGTCTTAATATTTTGAGAGAAGTAGTTATGGGGAAAGATTTGTTTGATTATGCTTTTAAAACCTACGCAAACAGATGGAAATTTAAACATCCAACCCCGGAGGATTTCTTTAGAACTATGGAAGATGCATCTGCAGTAGATTTAGACTGGTTCTGGAGAGGATGGTTCTATTCAACTGATTTCGTAGATATCGGAATTAAAGATGTAAAACAATATTATGTTTCTGATACGCCGACTGCTGATATTAAAGATGTAAAAGTGAGAAAAGGACGTTTTGGATTCGAAAAAGGACCATTCGTGTATTTAGTTGCAGGGGATAATCCTGAAGTTAATGCTTCTAAGAAAAAAGAATTAAAAGTAGAAGATTTTAAGCCGCTGGCTGATTATGTTGACCAGACTTTTACTGCTGAAGAAAAAGCAAGTATTAAATCGCCTAAATATTTCTACGAAGTTGAATTCAATAAACCAGGCGGTATGATTATGCCAATTTTGGTTGAGATCACTTATGAAGATGGTACAAAAGATAATTACCAATATCCTGCGCAGATCTGGAGAAAAAGTAATGATACAGCTAAAAAAGTTTACGCAACTACAAAGGCTATAAAAAGTATTCAGATAGATCCAAAACTGCTTACGGCTGATATTGATGTAACAAATAATTCATGGCCAAAAGTTGAACAAAAATCAAAATTTGACTAA
- a CDS encoding carboxypeptidase-like regulatory domain-containing protein, translating to MTKSIVCFLVAVISQNSWSQNQERTVINGKITSNTNDLEGVYVVNAQTETMTTTNASGAFSILAKPDDVLVFSSIQFKENRVLLTCENFTDLNFTVRMNLVMHQLQEVVIKRYDNINAVALGIVPSGQKSYTEAERKLRTATALDATANAGTMAGGSISADPLLNFLSGRTAMLKKEVEVEKKEFFMKLLERMFSLEHFVERLKIPAEYVKGFEYYAVENKQFTTILNSKNKTSTEFLMGELAVKYKEIIAGEGK from the coding sequence TTGACAAAGAGTATTGTTTGTTTTTTGGTAGCTGTTATAAGTCAGAATTCCTGGTCGCAAAATCAGGAACGTACTGTTATTAACGGAAAAATTACTTCAAATACAAATGATTTGGAAGGGGTGTATGTTGTAAATGCACAAACAGAAACAATGACAACGACCAATGCCTCCGGAGCTTTTTCAATTTTGGCTAAACCAGATGATGTACTTGTTTTTTCTTCTATTCAATTTAAGGAAAACAGGGTTTTGCTGACTTGTGAAAATTTTACTGATTTAAATTTTACAGTCAGAATGAATTTGGTTATGCATCAATTACAAGAAGTTGTAATTAAAAGATATGACAATATAAATGCTGTGGCTTTGGGAATTGTGCCTTCTGGACAGAAAAGTTATACTGAAGCCGAAAGAAAGCTTCGTACGGCTACAGCGCTCGATGCTACTGCAAATGCCGGAACGATGGCTGGCGGATCTATCTCGGCAGATCCGTTATTAAACTTTTTATCAGGCAGAACAGCAATGCTGAAAAAAGAAGTTGAAGTAGAAAAGAAAGAATTTTTCATGAAATTATTAGAAAGAATGTTTAGTCTGGAGCATTTTGTTGAGCGGTTAAAAATTCCGGCAGAATATGTAAAAGGCTTTGAATATTATGCTGTCGAAAATAAACAGTTTACGACTATCTTAAATTCTAAAAATAAAACTTCGACTGAATTTTTAATGGGCGAATTGGCTGTAAAATATAAAGAAATCATTGCAGGTGAAGGGAAATAA
- the pepE gene encoding dipeptidase PepE: MKSIIIASTSTLHGGNYLEYLLPTLQSHFKDCSTILFIPYARPSGISHDEYTKKAAQAFASINIKVQGIHEFENPEEAIQNAEGVFTGGGNTFLLVTQLYKNKIMQLLAEKVKNGTPYLGTSAGSNICGLSMQTTNDMPIIYPPSFQTLGLIPFNLNPHYLDPDANSQHMGETRETRIKEFHAFNAIPVLGLREGSWLEVKGNKITLKGALKARLFKQNEAPQELETESDLSSLK, from the coding sequence ATGAAAAGCATCATCATCGCCAGCACATCAACATTACACGGCGGCAATTATTTAGAGTATTTATTACCCACATTGCAATCTCATTTTAAGGATTGCAGCACCATTTTATTTATTCCGTACGCACGTCCAAGCGGTATTTCGCATGACGAATACACAAAAAAAGCAGCACAGGCTTTTGCTTCAATAAATATTAAAGTACAGGGAATTCATGAATTTGAAAATCCGGAAGAAGCCATACAAAATGCCGAAGGCGTATTTACAGGCGGAGGAAACACTTTTTTACTTGTAACGCAATTATACAAAAACAAAATCATGCAGCTTCTTGCTGAAAAAGTAAAAAACGGAACTCCATATTTGGGAACAAGTGCCGGAAGCAATATTTGTGGTTTATCAATGCAGACAACCAATGATATGCCTATAATTTATCCGCCAAGTTTTCAAACTCTTGGATTGATTCCATTTAACTTAAACCCGCATTATTTAGATCCAGATGCAAACTCGCAGCACATGGGAGAAACGCGCGAAACAAGAATTAAGGAATTTCATGCATTTAACGCAATTCCGGTTTTAGGCTTAAGAGAAGGAAGCTGGTTAGAAGTTAAAGGAAACAAAATAACCCTGAAAGGTGCTTTGAAAGCGAGACTTTTTAAACAAAATGAAGCGCCGCAGGAATTAGAAACTGAGAGCGATTTAAGCAGTTTAAAGTAA
- a CDS encoding carboxypeptidase-like regulatory domain-containing protein encodes MKGNNIFYIALFLFFAQLSFGQKASSKEISGQIFEKSTSVTSVNIINNDTQVSTVSDNDGRFSIVVKEGDVLVFSAVNLEPLKRRISAEDMNLSLLVIKMEAKEIELKEVVVNDNYGITAENLGIVPRGQKTYTPAERKVYTATSTSVDKILNGISGRTAMLKKEVNVEKKEALFRKIEYLFDENYYTERLKIPADDIKGFQLYCVDDADFAVSLNTKNKTMSMFLITDLARKYLIILENEK; translated from the coding sequence GTGAAGGGAAATAATATTTTTTATATTGCCTTATTTTTGTTTTTTGCGCAGTTAAGTTTTGGGCAAAAAGCTTCTTCTAAAGAAATTTCAGGCCAAATTTTCGAAAAATCTACTTCGGTTACCAGTGTAAATATTATTAATAATGACACGCAGGTTTCGACTGTTTCTGATAATGACGGCAGGTTTTCTATTGTTGTGAAAGAAGGAGATGTTTTGGTTTTTTCGGCAGTAAATTTAGAGCCGCTTAAACGCAGGATTTCGGCAGAAGACATGAATTTGAGCCTTCTTGTAATTAAAATGGAGGCTAAAGAAATTGAATTAAAAGAGGTAGTTGTTAATGATAATTACGGAATTACGGCAGAGAACTTAGGAATTGTGCCCCGCGGACAAAAAACATATACACCAGCAGAACGAAAGGTTTATACAGCGACTTCAACATCTGTAGATAAAATCTTAAATGGGATTTCCGGTCGTACCGCAATGCTGAAAAAAGAGGTGAATGTCGAGAAAAAAGAAGCTCTTTTTAGAAAAATAGAATATCTTTTTGATGAGAATTATTATACCGAAAGATTGAAAATTCCGGCAGATGATATTAAAGGATTTCAATTATATTGTGTGGATGATGCCGATTTTGCCGTATCTTTGAATACAAAGAACAAAACAATGAGTATGTTTTTGATAACAGATTTAGCCCGAAAATATCTAATAATTCTCGAAAATGAAAAATAA